The Paenibacillus spongiae nucleotide sequence ATTCTTATGGACACTATCCCCTTGGATCAGTCCACTTTCACTCAGGTCTCACATTCTTATGGGCACTATCCCCTTTGATCAGTCCACTTTCACTCAGGTCTCGCACTCTTATGGACACTAATTCAAACTAGAATGTTGACGCGTTCAGTTCCGTGTTCTAGCCCACATACCTTCATCGCAAGTGGACATAGCGGTTCAACCCCCTAATATTGGACACTAACCACGCTCATACTACCGAAATTACATCATAGCGCAATTTCTTTCGGTTTTAGTGCTCCGGAGGTAACCAAACGTAAGTATTCTTTGGGAGGCCAGTCTTTAAGACTGCCGTGAATACGATCATTGTTGTAATAACGAATGAATCGATCGACCTCAGCAAAAGCTTCTTCGTAACGTTCAAAGCAATTGCGGAGGTAACATTCCCTCTCCAAAATGCTGTGGAACGATTCAATATACGCGTTCTTATTTGGCGTTTGGTTCGGGATACGCTCATGCTCAACGCCTGCCTGCTCACAAAAGGCATAGAAGGCTTTGCTAATGAACTGAGGCCCATTGTCCGTCCGAATCACCAGCTTGTCAGCTTGCTCATGTATGTTGCGTTTCAGTAAGGCTTTTTGTACCGTCCTTATGACATCACTTGTGCTGCATGTTTTACCCCGATGGTACGCCACAATGGCACGGTCGAACACATCGATGATGCTTGCAAGGTAGAAGTGTCGGCGCACTCCGGCGATATACCCGTACTTAATATCCAACTGCCACAGTTGGTTTGGTCCTGTAACGGTCCGGTTATTCGCGATCTTTTTGGGTACGGAATGGCTTGTTTCTCGCTGTGGAGCAAGTAGGTGAAGTTCCTTGCAAAGCCGGTACACTTTCTTCTTGTTGATGACCAACCGGTATCTCCGACGCAACAAGACGGTCATTTTCCGGTAGCCAAAAGATGCGTTGGGCCCTTGAAACAGACGTCGTAAATACGTCTTTATCCGAATATCGCTGACAACTTTTCCTGTTTTATCGTACGAATAGCCCGGAATCGAACGTCCCGTACTTACAGGCTTCCGCCTTTCAGGATGCCGCAAGTGGTAGTAATACGTGGAGCGAGGCACATCACAGATTCGTAGCACCGTCCGAACGGGATGACCTCGTTCAATCCATGCTAGCGCTGTCTCCAGTCGGGGTGCTTTTTTTACCAGCTCTCTTAATATGCTGAGCTCTAATTCCTTCTCACCCAGCTGCTTGATCGCTTGGTCATATCGTTGCTGGAGCTCCTCCAGTTCGGCTGCATCTTGCTTTAGTTTTTCTGCATCGTCACGTTTCTTTGCCATCAGTTCGTCCACCTCATCCTGGTATTGCCGGACCCAGTTACTAAGCGTTTTTGGGGACATTCCGTGTTGACGTGCTACCACTTCTGTTCGATAACCGGATAACACTTCAACCACTAACTCCTTCTTCACTTGAACGGGGCACCGAAACCGTCTCTTCATGAACCTTCACCTGCTTATCTATTAGTGTATCTGAAGTGGGTGAAGTGTCCAAGTGGATTAGGGGGCTATATAGATAGCATCCGTTATTTGTGACAAACCCCTAATATTGACGCACCGTTCGGACATCAGATCCGCTATTGGCACCAAGTCACCACATTTCCTCCGATATTCGCATGAATAACGGCTCTGGTGTCCGCTACCTCCCCAATTCGGCTCGATATTCAACATTAGCGTACCTGATGTCCGTTCCAAGTCCAGCCCACTTACCCCTGCATTGCACAGACATAGAATCCGTTATTTGTGACAAACCCCTAATATTGACGTACCGTTCGGACATCAGATCCGCTATTGGCACCAAGTCACCACATCTCCTCCGATATTCGCAAGAATAACGGCTCTGGTGTCCGCTACCTCCCCAATTCGGCTCGATATTCAACATTAGCGCACCTGATGTCCGATCCAAGTTCAGCCCACTTACCCCTGCATTGCACAGACATAGAATCCGTTATTAATGACAAACCCCTAATATTGACGTACCGTTCGGACATCAGATCCGCTATTGGCACCAAGTCACCACATTTCCTCCGATATTCGCATGAATAACGGCTCTGGTGTCCGCTACCTCCCCAATTCGGCTCGATATTCAACATTAGCGTACCTGATGTCCGTTCCAAGTTCAGTCCACTTACCCCTGCATTGCACAGACATAGAATCCGTTATTTGTGACAAACCCCTAATATTGACGCACCGTTCGGACATCAGATCCGCTATTGGCACCAAGTCACCACATTTCCTCCGATATTCGCATGAATAACGGCTCTGGTGTCCGCTACCTCCCCAATTCGGTTCGATATTCAACATTAGCGCACCTGATGTCCGATCCAAGTCCAGCCCCGCCCCTTCTCGATTACAGCGCGGAATTACTGCATTTTGTGCAACAATTGCATCAGTATCGCTCTAAGAACAAGTAAATATTGCACTTTTTGCAACAATAAACAGAGAATCACCCTCATAGCCGGCCTTTGAATCCGAATTGTTGCATTTTATACAGCTTCAGCCGTACCTTCCCAACTCCAACGCAGAAATATTGCACTTTTTGCAACAATAGCGTACCCGCCCGATGACTATTTCATTGCTAATCCCATGAATTCCTGGCATCAATAGCGATAGTAGATCGTCGACCGAACCTCGTCTCCTTCAACACCCTTCCTGAACGAAAGAGATGGTGGTGATAAGCTGCTGGACGAGGCCTCACCTCACCGACACCTACTGAACCACAGGGATAGTGACCAAAAAAGTTTTTTGCTGAGATTCAGCCTCCTTCGTCCTCTGAGCCATCGGGATGGTGCACATAACATAGCCACAGACCCAGCCTCTCCTGCACCACCGAAACGCTCCTGAACCACAGAGATAATGACCCTATAGATTTCATCCTATGATCATCGCCATTCCATTCCTGAGCCAACGGGATAGTGGAGATAAGCTGCTATACGAGGTTTTTCCTACACTATCCTCCTTCCGAACCACTTGATACCGGACAAAAGAATCCTAGGGATGGCGAGCACGAGGTTCCAATCAGCCCACCATCCCATAGCGTGAAATCTCATCCTATTTCACGTATTCTTTTAGCGCCATATTCAGCTTGAGCACATTTACTCTCGGATCGCCGAACACGCCGAGATCGCGTTCTTCGGTATGCTCATCTACAAGCTTGGTTAGCTGCTCCGCTGTTAACCCTGTCAGCTTGCTGATTCTTGGAATTTGAACCTTCGCCGATTCCGGTGTAATGTGCGGGTCCAGTCCGGAACCGGAGTTCGTCAGCAGCGCAATCGGCACGCGGTCGATCGGTACGTCCGGATTCGCCTTCTGCCACGCCTCCATCGATGTCTCCACTCTTGCGATCAAATCGGCGTTAGATGGTCCATAGTTGTTCGATCCCGATCCTTCCGCCTTGTAATCGATACTCGATATACGCCCGTGAAAATATGCCGGATCGGTAAACGGTTGACCGATCAATTCGGAGCCTACAACCAGACCGTCCCGGTCCTCCAACACGCTGCCATTGGCTTGATCCGGGAACAGAAGCTGAGCCGCTCCCGTACTCACGAGCGGATAGACCAAACCGCACAATACGATAAACACCAGGCTCGCCCGAACAGCAACCGCCCAGACCGATCCGCTCCATGCCCCACCGCTATCTTGTTCTATATTCACAGCTTGCTTCATTGTTACCTTCCTCCTAGTGGCAATCGTACCGCACCGCATGCCAAGCTCTATGCAGTGCAGCACGACTTCCATTATCTGTTATACCCACAAATGGACGATCATGTCGATTAGTTTGATTCCAACAAACGGTGCGATAACACCGCCGAGCCCATAGACGACCAAATTCCGGCTAAGCAGCTTCGCCGAGCTCATCGGTTTGT carries:
- the kdpC gene encoding potassium-transporting ATPase subunit KdpC, coding for MKQAVNIEQDSGGAWSGSVWAVAVRASLVFIVLCGLVYPLVSTGAAQLLFPDQANGSVLEDRDGLVVGSELIGQPFTDPAYFHGRISSIDYKAEGSGSNNYGPSNADLIARVETSMEAWQKANPDVPIDRVPIALLTNSGSGLDPHITPESAKVQIPRISKLTGLTAEQLTKLVDEHTEERDLGVFGDPRVNVLKLNMALKEYVK
- a CDS encoding IS3 family transposase produces the protein MKRRFRCPVQVKKELVVEVLSGYRTEVVARQHGMSPKTLSNWVRQYQDEVDELMAKKRDDAEKLKQDAAELEELQQRYDQAIKQLGEKELELSILRELVKKAPRLETALAWIERGHPVRTVLRICDVPRSTYYYHLRHPERRKPVSTGRSIPGYSYDKTGKVVSDIRIKTYLRRLFQGPNASFGYRKMTVLLRRRYRLVINKKKVYRLCKELHLLAPQRETSHSVPKKIANNRTVTGPNQLWQLDIKYGYIAGVRRHFYLASIIDVFDRAIVAYHRGKTCSTSDVIRTVQKALLKRNIHEQADKLVIRTDNGPQFISKAFYAFCEQAGVEHERIPNQTPNKNAYIESFHSILERECYLRNCFERYEEAFAEVDRFIRYYNNDRIHGSLKDWPPKEYLRLVTSGALKPKEIAL